One segment of Carya illinoinensis cultivar Pawnee chromosome 13, C.illinoinensisPawnee_v1, whole genome shotgun sequence DNA contains the following:
- the LOC122291665 gene encoding dihydropyrimidinase-like, with protein MESSCMSQMLLHLFSLALLLSTCFSISESNQFCDAGIGYGESACGVSSSTSPSKILIKSGTVVNAHGEEKADVYVENGIIIAVKPNIKVADEVTVLDATGKFVMPGGIDPHTHLAFEFMNTETVDDFFSGQAAALAGGTTMHIDFVIPVNGSLTAGFEAYAKKAKKSCMDHGFHMAITKWDEVVAKEMEIMVKEKGINSFKFFLAYKGALMINDELLLEGFKKCKSLGALAMVHAENGDAVYEGQKRMIELGITGPEGHTLSRPPLLEGEATARAIRLAGFVNTPLYVVHVMSIDAVEEIARARKKGQRVIGEPIAAGLALDGSKVWDPDFVTAAKYVMSPPLRESGHNKGLQAALSTGVLQLVGTDHCSFNSTQKALGIDDFRKIPNGVNGIEERMHLVWDTMVESGQISVTDYVRVTSTECARIFNIYPKKGAILPGSDADIIILNPNSSLEISAGSHHSRSDTNVYEGRKGKGKVEVTITGGRIVWENDELKVVPGSGKYVELPPFGYLFNGIEKLDAMYLSSLQAPVKRFKSAA; from the exons ATGGAGTCGAGTTGCATGTCCCAGATGCTCCTCCATCTATTTTCGCTCGCTCTTCTTCTCTCTACCTGCTTTTCGATTTCCGAGTCAAACCAG TTTTGTGATGCTGGGATTGGGTATGGTGAGTCGGCATGTGGAGTTTCGTCGTCAACGTCACCGTCAAAGATATTAATAAAGAGTGGAACTGTTGTGAATGCTCATGGAGAAGAGAAGGCTGATGTTTATGTGGAGAATGGGATCATAATTGCTGTGAAGCCTAATATCAAG GTTGCAGATGAGGTTACCGTGCTTGACGCCACTGGGAAGTTTGTCATGCCCG GTGGCATTGATCCTCACACACACCTAGCTTTTGAGTTTATGAATACCGAGACAGTTGATGACTTCTTCAGTGGTCAGGCTGCAGCATTAGCTGGTGGAACAACAATGCACATTGATTTTGTTATACCAGTTAATGGGAGTTTAACAGCTGGATTTGAAGCCTATGCAAAAAAAGCAAAGAAGTCTTGCATGGATCATGGTTTCCACATGGCAATTACAAAATGGGACGAAGTTGTtgcaaaagaaatggaaatcATGGTGAAGGAGAAAG GTATCAACTCCTTCAAGTTCTTCCTGGCCTACAAGGGGGCACTTATGATTAATGATGAGCTTTTATTAGAAGGGTTTAAGAAGTGCAAATCCCTTGGTGCTTTAGCTATGGTTCATGCAGAAAATGGAGATGCTGTATATGAAGGGCAGAAAAGAATGATAGAACTTGGTATTACTGGTCCAGAAGGGCATACACTTTCAAGACCTCCGTTG TTGGAAGGAGAGGCAACTGCTCGAGCAATTCGTTTGGCAGGTTTTGTTAATACTCCTCTCTATGTAGTTCATGTAATGAGCATTGATGCTGTGGAAGAAATAGCTAGAGCTCGAAAAAAAG GTCAAAGGGTTATAGGAGAGCCAATTGCTGCTGGGTTAGCACTTGATGGTTCTAAAGTTTGGGATCCTGACTTCGTCACTGCCGCAAA GTACGTTATGAGTCCCCCTCTTAGGGAATCTGGACATAACAAGGGCCTTCAAGCTGCCCTTTCAACTGGAGTTTTGCAG CTTGTAGGAACCGATCATTGTTCCTTTAATTCTACACAGAAAGCACTCGGGATTGATGATTTCCGAAAAATTCCTAATGGTGTCAATG GTATTGAGGAGAGAATGCATCTTGTATGGGATACAATGGTG GAATCTGGCCAAATTTCTGTTACTGATTATGTTCGGGTAACAAGCACAGAATG TGCTAGAATCTTCAATATATATCCTAAAAAAGGAGCAATTCTTCCTGGATCTGATGCAGACATAATTATACTCAACCCAAACTCAAGCTTGGAAATATCTGCAGGGTCCCACCACTCTAGGTCAGATACAAACGTTTATGagggaaggaaaggaaag GGAAAGGTTGAAGTGACAATTACTGGAGGAAGAATTGTTTGGGAAAATGATGAACTGAAGGTTGTTCCTGGTTCTGGAAAGTATGTAGAACTGCCACCATTCGGTTATCTGTTCAATGGAATCGAAAAGCTAGATGCTATGTATTTATCTTCTCTCCAAGCTCCAGTAAAGCGATTTAAATCCGCAGCTTAA
- the LOC122291667 gene encoding uncharacterized protein LOC122291667 yields MNHPNEKNGWMSVPQFGGWDHTAPGATDYSVVFSRARANRKQQKTDLSDFKRNSIGTERELINPVHHQDDQIMRKKKILTYINCCIRP; encoded by the exons ATGAATCATCCCAATGag AAAAATGGTTGGATGTCTGTTCCTCAATTTGGGGGGTGGGATCATACGGCCCCAGGAGCAACTGACTATTCTGTTGTATTTTCTCGAGCTCGAGCCAATCGTAAGCAGCAAAAGACGGACTTGAGTGACTTCAAGCGCAACAGTATCGGTACCGAAAGGGAGCTCATCAACCCTGTTCATCATCAAGATGATCAAATAATG aggaaaaagaagattcTGACCTACATCAATTGCTGCATTAGGCCTTGA